A genomic stretch from Moraxella nasicaprae includes:
- the gdhA gene encoding NADP-specific glutamate dehydrogenase, with protein MTIESAVQNVQKNYAHQPEFIQAVQEVAMTIKQVYADNPQFEELKVFERLCEPDRIISFRVNWENDQGEVQVNRGWRVQFSNAIGPYKGGLRFHPTVNEGVLKFLGFEQIFKNALTGLPMGGGKGGSDFDPKGKSDAEIRRFCYAFMRELHKNIGKDMDVPAGDIGVGGREVNYMFAMYKNLTREYEGVLTGKGVGFGGSLIRTEATGYGLVYFLDNMLKANNDVLSGKTVLVSGSGNVAQYAAEKAMQLGAKVITFSDSQGVLLDEAGFTQEKIDWVKAQKYARKPLSEYVEKFGGEWRAGEKPWQFKADIALPCATQNEVNADEAKQLVANGVKYVAEGANMPLDAAAIDVVREHGIAYAPGKAANAGGVAVSGLEMSQNSVRQYKTFEELDEQLKNIMKNIHDNAKAAADKYGTTKGAIDYMTGANVAGFTQVANALVAYGIL; from the coding sequence ATGACCATTGAGTCTGCTGTACAAAATGTACAAAAAAACTATGCCCATCAGCCAGAATTTATCCAAGCGGTACAAGAAGTGGCGATGACCATCAAGCAAGTTTATGCTGACAATCCTCAGTTTGAAGAACTAAAAGTATTTGAGCGTCTGTGTGAGCCTGACCGCATCATCTCGTTTCGTGTGAATTGGGAAAATGACCAAGGCGAAGTGCAAGTCAATCGTGGCTGGCGTGTACAATTTAGCAACGCCATTGGTCCATACAAGGGCGGCTTGCGTTTTCACCCAACCGTGAATGAGGGCGTGCTAAAATTCTTAGGTTTTGAGCAGATTTTCAAAAATGCTCTAACTGGTTTGCCGATGGGTGGTGGTAAAGGTGGTAGTGATTTTGACCCAAAAGGCAAATCAGACGCTGAAATTCGCCGTTTTTGCTATGCCTTTATGCGTGAGCTGCACAAGAATATTGGCAAAGACATGGATGTGCCAGCAGGCGATATTGGTGTTGGCGGTCGTGAAGTTAATTACATGTTTGCGATGTATAAAAACCTAACTCGTGAATACGAAGGTGTTTTGACTGGCAAGGGTGTTGGCTTTGGTGGCTCGCTCATTCGTACTGAGGCGACAGGCTATGGCTTGGTATATTTCCTTGATAATATGCTAAAAGCGAACAATGATGTCTTGTCAGGCAAGACGGTGCTGGTTTCAGGCTCTGGCAATGTGGCACAATACGCTGCTGAAAAAGCAATGCAACTGGGTGCAAAAGTCATCACTTTCTCTGACTCACAAGGTGTTTTGCTTGATGAAGCTGGCTTTACCCAAGAAAAAATTGACTGGGTTAAGGCTCAAAAATACGCACGCAAGCCATTGTCTGAATATGTCGAAAAATTTGGTGGTGAATGGCGTGCAGGCGAGAAGCCTTGGCAGTTTAAGGCGGATATTGCCTTGCCTTGTGCAACTCAAAATGAGGTCAATGCTGATGAAGCCAAGCAACTGGTGGCAAATGGCGTGAAATATGTTGCCGAAGGTGCAAATATGCCATTAGATGCCGCCGCCATCGATGTGGTGCGTGAACACGGCATTGCCTATGCTCCTGGTAAGGCTGCCAATGCCGGTGGTGTGGCGGTATCAGGTCTTGAAATGAGCCAAAACTCTGTGCGTCAATACAAGACTTTTGAAGAGCTGGACGAACAGCTAAAAAATATCATGAAAAACATCCATGATAATGCCAAAGCTGCCGCTGATAAATATGGTACAACCAAAGGGGCGATTGACTACATGACAGGGGCGAATGTCGCAGGCTTCACCCAAGTAGCGAATGCTTTGGTGGCATACGGTATTTTGTAA
- a CDS encoding C13 family peptidase, with product MNFFANLMAAFWMLLGSTKAFGWVKPTFGQFVLFLILALSANILFAYLSAMTDSYFNEQGLLSYLVWPSIMVVAGIILAKRSLNYSLLFVPAILWLTADTLLILLQSGIQFLENKGWLAIWLHGILPNVFVLLFVWQTTALLWIFAKRLHWSWWERVLIPLATIVLLVIWQKNVVNQPIFKTKEQKVVLGEQAFYAQTVLLGQAIEHLHKEQKGVPDWYFLGIAPYANQNVFASEVLQAQKLFDTQLGTQNRSISLINNPQTWQDFPIASRSNIERSLAGIAGKMNPQEDVLFMMLSSHGTVDEENQPTGELAVVNPPLELDQIDAYWLKKALDNSGIRWRVIVVSACYSGAFINPLKDPYTMIITASAADKPSFGCTDDADLTYFGRAFLEQSLADKTHDTWQAVFDHAVQRVGEKEALMGFEPSQPQMYLGAEMAAMLPEFESRLFGTKVTSIDKTPQ from the coding sequence ATGAATTTTTTTGCAAATTTGATGGCTGCTTTTTGGATGTTGCTTGGCAGTACCAAAGCCTTTGGTTGGGTTAAGCCAACCTTTGGGCAGTTTGTGCTATTTTTAATATTAGCGTTGTCTGCCAATATTTTGTTTGCCTATCTGTCAGCAATGACTGACAGCTATTTTAACGAACAAGGCTTGCTCAGTTATTTGGTATGGCCGTCCATCATGGTGGTGGCTGGTATCATTCTTGCCAAGCGTTCTTTGAATTATTCGCTACTTTTTGTGCCAGCGATTTTATGGCTAACGGCAGATACTTTGCTGATTTTATTACAAAGTGGCATTCAGTTTTTGGAGAATAAAGGCTGGCTGGCGATTTGGCTGCATGGCATTTTGCCCAATGTGTTTGTCTTACTGTTTGTGTGGCAGACAACGGCTTTGTTGTGGATTTTTGCCAAACGCTTACATTGGTCGTGGTGGGAGCGAGTATTGATTCCGCTTGCAACCATTGTGTTGCTGGTGATTTGGCAAAAAAATGTCGTCAATCAGCCGATTTTTAAGACCAAAGAACAAAAAGTTGTCTTAGGTGAGCAGGCGTTTTATGCTCAGACGGTGCTACTTGGTCAGGCCATTGAGCATTTGCACAAAGAACAAAAAGGCGTGCCTGATTGGTATTTTTTGGGCATTGCTCCTTATGCCAATCAAAATGTGTTTGCCAGCGAAGTATTGCAAGCCCAAAAACTATTTGACACTCAGCTTGGCACTCAAAACCGCTCCATATCATTGATTAACAATCCACAGACTTGGCAAGATTTTCCCATTGCCAGCCGTAGCAATATTGAACGCAGCTTGGCGGGCATTGCAGGCAAGATGAATCCACAAGAAGATGTGCTGTTTATGATGCTTAGTTCGCATGGCACGGTTGATGAAGAGAATCAGCCAACAGGCGAACTTGCGGTGGTCAATCCGCCATTAGAGCTTGACCAGATTGATGCTTATTGGCTCAAAAAAGCACTGGATAATTCAGGCATTCGTTGGCGTGTGATTGTGGTCTCGGCGTGTTATTCTGGGGCATTCATCAATCCTTTAAAAGACCCTTATACGATGATTATCACGGCATCAGCAGCGGACAAACCATCATTTGGTTGTACTGATGATGCTGATTTGACTTATTTTGGACGAGCATTTTTGGAACAAAGTTTGGCGGACAAGACACACGATACTTGGCAGGCGGTATTTGACCATGCGGTGCAACGAGTGGGTGAAAAAGAAGCCTTGATGGGTTTTGAGCCAAGTCAGCCACAGATGTATCTTGGTGCAGAAATGGCTGCCATGTTGCCAGAGTTTGAATCTCGACTGTTTGGCACAAAAGTGACCTCAATCGACAAAACGCCTCAGTAG
- the htpG gene encoding molecular chaperone HtpG — MTTTNHQFEAEVTKLLHLVTHSLYSNPDIFIRELVSNASDACDKLRFLATTDGNLYENDGDLAIKIDFDKDAKTLTISDNGIGMNEADTIEHLGTIAKSGTKAFLDNLSEADKKDGHLIGQFGVGFYSGFIVSDKIVVESRKAGEPSGNGVRWESDGTGAFTTQAIDKANRGTTITLHLKDEYAGNDEDGDKNYLDRYKIKSLVSKYSDHISLPIQMRKEEWQDELDDNGEVVAGKGQYILTDEWETINKASALWTKDSSEISDEEYQGFYKNITYDFTDPLAWTHNRVEGRVQYTQLLYIPKKAPYDLYAREQQRGLKLYVKRVFIMDDAEQLLPMYLRFVKGVIDTSDLPLNVSREILQESRDVKAIRDGNARRVLTLLASLANSEDGEKQSKFKEFYAEFGDVLKEGLGEDMSNQERIAKLLRYATSQNSELATGFADYKARMKDGQNAIYYLTADNLASAKNSPQLELFNKKGIEVILMTSKVDEWAMNFLTEFDGTPLKNIAKGAVDLGDLTDEAEKEEAKKQEEAFKPVVDRLKSLLGSRAKDVRVSSRLVDSPACIVVGDGELTPQMAQMLKAMGQPVPDVKPTLEINPSHPLIAKLETSAQFDDLGQVIFDQAILADGGQLDDPAGYLRRVNELLLK; from the coding sequence ATGACCACAACCAACCATCAATTTGAAGCCGAAGTAACCAAACTACTTCATCTTGTAACGCACTCACTTTATTCAAACCCTGATATTTTTATCCGTGAACTCGTTTCCAATGCGTCTGACGCTTGCGACAAGTTGCGTTTTTTGGCGACCACCGATGGCAATCTGTACGAAAATGATGGCGATTTGGCGATTAAAATTGACTTTGACAAAGACGCCAAAACCCTAACCATCAGTGACAATGGCATTGGTATGAACGAGGCGGATACCATTGAACATCTAGGCACGATTGCCAAATCAGGCACCAAGGCGTTCCTTGACAACTTATCCGAAGCCGACAAAAAAGATGGGCATTTGATTGGGCAATTTGGTGTTGGCTTTTATTCTGGCTTTATTGTGTCGGACAAGATTGTTGTAGAAAGCCGTAAAGCAGGCGAGCCAAGCGGTAATGGCGTGCGTTGGGAGTCAGATGGCACAGGGGCATTTACAACCCAAGCCATTGACAAGGCAAATCGTGGCACGACCATTACCCTGCATTTAAAAGACGAATACGCTGGCAATGATGAAGATGGCGACAAAAATTACCTTGACCGCTACAAAATCAAATCCTTAGTATCCAAATATTCTGACCATATCAGCTTGCCCATTCAAATGCGTAAAGAAGAATGGCAAGATGAACTTGATGACAATGGCGAGGTGGTTGCTGGCAAAGGGCAATACATTTTGACCGATGAATGGGAAACCATCAACAAAGCATCTGCCTTGTGGACAAAGGATTCATCAGAGATCAGCGATGAAGAATATCAAGGCTTTTATAAAAACATCACTTATGACTTTACCGACCCACTTGCGTGGACGCACAACCGTGTAGAAGGGCGAGTGCAATACACCCAGCTCCTTTACATTCCCAAAAAAGCCCCCTACGACCTGTACGCCCGTGAACAACAAAGAGGTCTTAAACTGTATGTGAAGCGTGTCTTTATTATGGACGATGCCGAGCAGCTTTTGCCGATGTATCTACGATTTGTCAAGGGCGTGATTGACACATCGGACTTGCCCTTAAATGTTAGCCGTGAGATTTTGCAAGAGTCTCGTGATGTTAAGGCAATCCGTGATGGCAACGCACGCCGTGTTTTGACCCTTTTGGCAAGTTTGGCAAACAGTGAAGATGGCGAAAAACAAAGCAAATTCAAAGAATTTTATGCCGAATTTGGCGATGTGCTAAAAGAAGGCTTGGGCGAGGATATGAGCAATCAAGAACGAATCGCCAAGCTACTTCGCTACGCCACAAGCCAAAACAGCGAGCTTGCCACAGGTTTTGCTGATTATAAAGCAAGAATGAAAGACGGTCAAAACGCCATTTATTATCTAACCGCTGACAATCTAGCAAGTGCCAAAAACAGCCCACAACTAGAACTGTTTAACAAAAAAGGCATTGAAGTAATTTTGATGACTTCAAAGGTGGATGAATGGGCGATGAATTTCTTGACCGAATTTGACGGCACGCCATTAAAGAACATTGCCAAAGGGGCGGTGGATTTGGGCGATTTGACCGATGAAGCCGAAAAAGAAGAAGCCAAAAAACAAGAAGAAGCCTTTAAGCCTGTGGTAGACCGCCTAAAATCGCTTTTGGGTAGCCGTGCCAAAGATGTGCGAGTGTCAAGTCGTTTGGTGGACTCTCCTGCCTGTATCGTGGTGGGTGATGGCGAGCTAACCCCACAAATGGCACAGATGTTAAAGGCGATGGGACAGCCTGTGCCTGATGTCAAACCCACGCTTGAAATCAACCCAAGCCACCCACTGATTGCCAAATTGGAGACTTCTGCCCAATTTGATGACTTGGGTCAAGTCATCTTTGACCAAGCCATTTTGGCTGATGGCGGACAGCTTGACGACCCTGCTGGGTATTTAAGACGAGTGAATGAACTGCTGTTGAAATAA
- a CDS encoding zinc-dependent alcohol dehydrogenase family protein — protein sequence MTTMKAMTYYGENDIRFEDRPKPIIIDPTDAIIKMTKTTICGTDLGIWKGKNPEIEEVARQKTGQWNGRILGHEGIGIVEEVGSSVKNFKKGDKVIISCISRCGSCENCQKQLYSHCRQGGGWIMGYMIDGTQAEYVRTPFADNSLYLLPEGLNTDVAVFLSDALPTGHEIGIQYGDVKPGDTIAIVGAGPVGMGCLLTGQLYSPATIIVIDMDDNRLEMARQMGATHTINPSSEDVIEKVMQITDGRGVDTAIEAVGVPATWDICQKIVKEGQNIAVVGVHGQAVNLELNKLWIKNLKITTGLVNANTTGMLLKACECSKLPMDKLATHHFKFSEMEKAYDVFKHASENKAMKVVVEY from the coding sequence ATGACCACAATGAAAGCAATGACTTATTATGGCGAAAACGACATTCGTTTTGAAGACCGTCCAAAGCCTATCATCATTGACCCCACCGATGCGATTATCAAAATGACCAAAACCACCATTTGCGGTACAGATTTGGGCATTTGGAAAGGTAAAAATCCCGAGATTGAAGAAGTTGCTCGTCAAAAAACAGGGCAATGGAACGGTCGCATTCTAGGACACGAAGGTATTGGTATTGTTGAAGAAGTTGGCTCATCGGTCAAAAATTTCAAAAAAGGCGATAAGGTCATCATCTCTTGTATCAGCCGTTGTGGTTCGTGCGAAAATTGCCAAAAACAATTGTACTCTCATTGCCGTCAAGGCGGTGGCTGGATTATGGGCTATATGATTGACGGCACACAGGCTGAATATGTGCGTACGCCTTTTGCTGACAATTCCTTGTATCTGTTGCCAGAGGGACTAAATACCGATGTGGCGGTGTTTTTGTCGGACGCATTGCCCACAGGACACGAGATTGGCATTCAGTATGGCGATGTCAAACCTGGGGACACCATTGCCATTGTCGGTGCAGGCCCTGTCGGCATGGGCTGTCTTTTGACTGGGCAACTCTACTCACCTGCAACGATTATCGTCATTGATATGGACGACAACCGCCTAGAAATGGCTCGTCAAATGGGGGCAACTCATACCATCAATCCAAGCTCTGAAGATGTCATTGAAAAGGTAATGCAAATTACCGATGGTCGTGGTGTGGATACTGCCATTGAGGCGGTGGGCGTGCCTGCAACTTGGGATATTTGCCAAAAAATCGTCAAAGAAGGGCAAAACATTGCGGTGGTGGGCGTACATGGTCAGGCAGTCAATCTGGAACTGAACAAGCTGTGGATTAAAAACCTAAAAATCACCACAGGGCTTGTCAATGCCAACACCACAGGCATGCTCTTAAAGGCATGTGAATGCAGTAAATTGCCAATGGATAAACTTGCCACGCACCATTTTAAATTCAGCGAGATGGAAAAGGCTTATGATGTCTTTAAACACGCCTCTGAAAATAAAGCGATGAAAGTGGTTGTTGAATACTGA
- a CDS encoding penicillin-binding protein 1A, translating to MSDKTFTASLLSILLKILLAIFALILILLLAFPIGFYGMAMYLEPTLPDVKNINKTELEMPLQIYTADNKLIGQYGNRYSLPVTRAEIPQHLIHAFLAAEDSSFFEHSGISVKGLGRALTEVITDDDSQTGGSTITMQVAKNYFLSSERTIDRKLTELFIARKIEDELTKDEILTLYVNKIYLGEGTYGVQAAARRYYSKTLNDLTIGEMAMIAGLPKAPSKYNPVINPERALERRDWIIGRMLKEGYITQAEHDAAIAEPIGLKPYTEQLDLNMPYVAEMARNSLVEQYGDRVMDSGWRVQLTIDSQSQLDADAALVGGLRSYDRRHGWRGVEAESGELAGRKNFDNIYPAKVTKVHNNSFEAELQSGDKVTIPWSGMNWARRYYSANRVGGGYSNAHQMVKVGNIVRISPLNEAKTAWKMESIPKVQGALVSLDPENGALRAVVGGFHFNHSKFNRAIQGYRQPGSTIKPFVFAAALETGKHTPDSLVSDAAIRIGSWRPKNADGRYTGNMTLRRALALSRNTPAIRLLRSAGLDETRQLMNMMGGLEMDRMPSTLALALGAADVTPLQMATGFATIANGGHRIQPYFVERIYNFANDVVYQANPVQACAACFNEELEKTNQKLLDDFTKAKEQAKTDAQDAPAPQAGTAAADRLNPKSAPQYVAAKQAPRIISQETAYNISNMMREVITSGTGKKARAVGRGDVGGKTGTTNLAKDAWFAGFHPTNVAIVWVGFDTPSPLGAKEYGGVAALPIWVNFMRKELSGTPIQWVSKEDRSKATKTTQQVIELKDN from the coding sequence ATGTCTGATAAAACCTTTACCGCATCATTGCTGTCAATTTTATTAAAAATTCTACTGGCAATTTTTGCATTGATTCTGATTTTACTATTGGCGTTTCCGATTGGTTTTTATGGTATGGCGATGTACCTTGAACCAACCCTGCCTGATGTCAAAAACATCAACAAAACCGAACTTGAAATGCCGCTGCAAATCTACACTGCCGACAACAAACTCATCGGGCAGTACGGCAATCGCTATTCGTTGCCTGTAACCCGTGCAGAGATTCCACAACATCTGATTCACGCATTTTTGGCAGCAGAAGACTCATCATTTTTTGAGCATAGCGGTATTAGTGTTAAAGGCTTAGGTCGTGCTTTGACCGAAGTCATCACTGACGATGACTCTCAAACAGGTGGCTCGACCATCACCATGCAGGTGGCAAAAAACTATTTTCTAAGTTCTGAGCGTACCATTGACCGTAAGCTGACCGAATTGTTCATCGCTCGTAAAATCGAAGACGAGCTGACCAAAGATGAAATTTTAACCCTATATGTCAATAAAATCTATCTGGGCGAAGGTACTTACGGGGTGCAGGCAGCGGCTCGCCGCTATTATAGCAAGACATTAAATGACCTAACCATTGGCGAGATGGCAATGATTGCAGGCTTGCCAAAAGCTCCTTCCAAATACAATCCTGTCATCAATCCAGAGCGAGCCTTAGAACGCCGTGACTGGATTATTGGGCGAATGCTCAAAGAAGGCTACATCACGCAAGCAGAGCATGACGCTGCCATTGCCGAACCCATCGGTCTAAAACCTTATACCGAACAGCTTGATTTGAACATGCCTTATGTGGCAGAGATGGCAAGAAACTCTTTGGTTGAGCAGTATGGCGATCGAGTGATGGATTCCGGCTGGCGTGTGCAGCTAACCATTGATAGTCAATCACAACTAGATGCTGATGCGGCATTGGTGGGCGGTTTGCGTAGTTACGACCGCCGTCATGGCTGGCGTGGCGTGGAGGCTGAGTCAGGCGAATTGGCAGGTCGTAAGAATTTTGATAACATTTATCCTGCCAAAGTCACCAAAGTGCACAACAACAGCTTTGAAGCAGAGCTTCAATCAGGTGATAAAGTAACCATTCCTTGGTCTGGCATGAACTGGGCTCGTCGCTATTATAGTGCCAACCGTGTTGGTGGTGGTTATAGCAACGCCCATCAAATGGTCAAAGTGGGCAATATCGTACGAATCTCTCCACTAAACGAAGCCAAAACTGCTTGGAAGATGGAATCCATTCCAAAAGTACAAGGTGCATTAGTTTCTCTTGACCCTGAGAATGGGGCATTGCGTGCCGTTGTGGGTGGTTTCCACTTCAACCACAGTAAATTTAACCGTGCCATTCAAGGCTATCGTCAGCCTGGCTCAACCATCAAGCCATTTGTCTTTGCAGCAGCCTTAGAAACAGGTAAACACACGCCTGACAGCTTGGTTTCAGACGCTGCCATTCGTATTGGTAGCTGGCGACCAAAAAATGCTGATGGTCGCTACACAGGCAACATGACGCTACGCCGTGCATTGGCATTGTCTCGTAACACGCCTGCGATTCGTCTGCTTCGCTCTGCTGGTCTTGATGAGACTCGCCAACTGATGAATATGATGGGTGGTCTGGAAATGGATCGTATGCCATCAACGCTGGCACTGGCACTAGGTGCAGCAGATGTTACACCACTACAAATGGCAACAGGCTTTGCCACCATCGCCAATGGCGGTCATCGCATTCAGCCTTATTTTGTTGAACGCATTTATAACTTTGCCAATGATGTGGTTTATCAAGCCAACCCTGTACAAGCATGTGCTGCCTGCTTTAATGAAGAGCTTGAAAAAACCAATCAAAAACTGCTTGATGACTTTACCAAAGCAAAAGAGCAGGCTAAGACTGACGCTCAGGATGCACCTGCACCACAAGCAGGTACAGCTGCGGCTGACCGTCTAAATCCAAAATCCGCACCACAATATGTGGCTGCCAAACAAGCACCTCGCATCATCTCACAAGAGACCGCTTACAACATCTCTAATATGATGCGAGAAGTCATCACCAGCGGTACGGGTAAAAAAGCCCGTGCTGTTGGTCGTGGCGATGTAGGCGGTAAAACAGGGACAACCAACCTTGCCAAAGATGCTTGGTTTGCAGGCTTCCACCCAACCAATGTCGCCATCGTCTGGGTTGGTTTTGACACACCATCGCCATTAGGTGCCAAAGAGTACGGTGGTGTTGCTGCCCTACCAATTTGGGTAAACTTCATGCGTAAAGAACTCAGTGGTACACCAATTCAATGGGTCAGCAAAGAAGACCGTTCAAAAGCCACGAAGACCACACAGCAGGTCATCGAACTTAAAGACAACTAA
- a CDS encoding RnfH family protein has translation MAINPINIAVVYAGQDTQKYAEYQVEQGTTILQALQDGGWLAMPELAEFGQWCQDNQYSDPNHRAWYVGVYSVKKRLDESLKDGDRIEIYRSLSADPMSQRQAKSKLKAKQQAAERSHKRKRTA, from the coding sequence ATGGCTATAAATCCCATCAACATTGCTGTGGTTTATGCTGGGCAAGATACGCAAAAATACGCTGAATACCAAGTGGAGCAAGGCACTACCATTTTGCAAGCATTGCAAGATGGTGGCTGGCTTGCGATGCCAGAATTGGCAGAATTTGGTCAATGGTGCCAAGACAATCAGTACAGCGACCCCAACCATCGTGCGTGGTATGTGGGCGTATATTCTGTCAAAAAACGGCTTGATGAATCACTAAAAGATGGCGACCGTATTGAGATTTATCGGTCTTTGTCCGCAGATCCGATGAGCCAAAGGCAAGCAAAATCCAAACTTAAAGCCAAACAACAGGCCGCTGAGCGTTCGCATAAGCGAAAACGAACAGCATAG
- a CDS encoding c-type cytochrome yields MKPAKKAMLAKVALATGIGFASLSAHAVSYPVPAYDIEAGKAIVEVNCAACHGMNGVSAAPAQPNLGGQNIKYLYKQLVDFKNKTRRNGIMEAQLVGLTQQDLANLAGYYANQAPWTPGYGNKATAAEAAKLYLGGDKTRGVIPCAGCHDPKGNGNAWAAFPRLGGQHASYLATQLKLFRAAGREDEVGSDMEVRTNDAAKKGEKGMMQMVASRLSDRDIKILSEYLSAVH; encoded by the coding sequence ATGAAACCTGCAAAAAAAGCAATGTTAGCCAAAGTAGCCCTAGCGACTGGGATTGGCTTTGCCAGCTTATCTGCTCACGCTGTCTCTTATCCTGTACCTGCTTATGACATCGAAGCAGGTAAGGCGATTGTGGAAGTTAATTGTGCTGCCTGTCACGGCATGAACGGTGTTAGTGCTGCACCAGCACAACCAAACCTTGGTGGTCAAAACATCAAGTATCTATATAAGCAGTTGGTGGACTTCAAAAATAAAACCCGTCGTAATGGCATTATGGAAGCTCAGCTTGTTGGTCTAACCCAGCAAGATTTGGCTAACTTAGCGGGCTATTATGCAAATCAAGCTCCTTGGACACCAGGCTATGGTAATAAAGCTACTGCCGCAGAAGCTGCTAAGCTATATCTAGGCGGTGACAAGACTCGTGGTGTCATTCCATGTGCAGGTTGCCATGATCCTAAGGGTAATGGTAACGCTTGGGCTGCATTCCCACGCTTGGGTGGTCAGCACGCATCATATTTGGCAACTCAGCTAAAACTATTCCGTGCCGCAGGTCGTGAAGATGAAGTTGGTTCTGATATGGAAGTGCGTACCAATGACGCTGCCAAAAAAGGCGAAAAAGGCATGATGCAGATGGTTGCTTCTCGTCTATCAGACCGTGACATCAAGATTCTGTCTGAATATCTATCAGCCGTGCATTGA
- the yihA gene encoding ribosome biogenesis GTP-binding protein YihA/YsxC — protein sequence MTYDFLKQIHQTRFLMSAPTFKLCPEDTGFEVAFAGRSNAGKSSAINTITNQKQLARSSKTPGRTQMINFFTVGHQDARIVDLPGYGYAAVPESMKIKWQKELEEYLVSRQSLAGLVLLTDIRHPLKYFDEQMLHWAKDGDLPVHVLLTKADKLKRGAQKTALLATKKQLDALGLPFSIQLFSALKKEGLDELSGVLGDWLDLANLPAKIQQQTDETPTPATQDNNP from the coding sequence ATGACTTACGATTTTTTAAAACAAATTCATCAGACCAGATTTTTGATGTCTGCCCCCACTTTTAAACTTTGCCCAGAAGATACAGGCTTTGAAGTGGCGTTTGCTGGACGCTCAAACGCTGGTAAGTCGTCCGCCATCAATACCATCACCAACCAAAAACAACTGGCTCGCTCCTCCAAGACACCAGGTCGCACCCAGATGATTAACTTTTTTACTGTCGGTCATCAAGACGCACGCATTGTTGATTTGCCAGGCTATGGCTACGCTGCCGTCCCTGAAAGCATGAAAATCAAATGGCAAAAAGAGCTAGAAGAATATCTGGTGTCTCGTCAATCGCTGGCAGGGCTGGTGCTACTGACCGACATTCGTCACCCACTCAAATATTTTGATGAGCAAATGCTGCATTGGGCAAAAGATGGCGATTTGCCCGTACATGTGCTTTTGACCAAAGCCGACAAGCTCAAACGAGGTGCTCAAAAAACCGCTCTACTTGCCACCAAAAAACAACTGGACGCTCTTGGATTGCCATTTAGCATTCAGCTGTTTTCTGCCCTAAAAAAAGAGGGGCTAGATGAACTGTCAGGCGTGCTGGGCGATTGGCTGGACTTGGCAAATCTACCAGCCAAAATCCAGCAGCAGACAGACGAAACTCCAACACCAGCCACACAAGACAACAACCCATGA
- the rsmI gene encoding 16S rRNA (cytidine(1402)-2'-O)-methyltransferase: MNATLYIVATPIGNLGDMTTRAIETLKQVDLIACEDTRTSAKLLNYFNITTPTVAYHEHNADSQTQKLIEKLLSGQSVALISDAGTPLISDPGFRLVKAAHQHGISVSPIVGACAMVGALSAAGLASDKFSFMGFLPAKTHGRQKALALWQNRPETLIFYEAPHRIIECLEDMAGVFGADRIATLCRELTKTFETIKQATLGELLEFVKNDANQQKGEIVLVVSGVQISQKDDKDYDAWLLRIAQELPPKKAASIVADVLGLKKGQVYDRLLTLQQSTPNS, translated from the coding sequence ATGAACGCCACACTATATATAGTCGCCACGCCCATTGGTAATTTGGGCGACATGACCACTCGTGCCATTGAGACGCTCAAACAGGTGGATTTGATTGCCTGCGAAGATACTCGCACTTCGGCAAAATTACTCAACTATTTTAACATCACCACCCCAACGGTTGCCTATCATGAACACAACGCTGATAGCCAAACCCAAAAACTCATCGAAAAACTGCTGTCAGGACAATCGGTCGCACTCATTTCAGATGCTGGCACGCCGCTCATCTCAGACCCTGGATTTCGACTGGTTAAGGCAGCCCATCAACATGGCATTAGCGTCTCGCCCATCGTTGGAGCGTGTGCCATGGTGGGAGCATTATCAGCGGCAGGGCTTGCCTCAGATAAGTTTAGTTTCATGGGATTTTTGCCAGCCAAAACACATGGTCGCCAAAAGGCATTGGCACTGTGGCAAAACCGTCCAGAAACTTTGATTTTTTATGAAGCACCCCATCGTATCATCGAATGCTTAGAAGACATGGCAGGTGTTTTTGGTGCAGATAGAATTGCCACACTATGCCGTGAATTGACCAAAACTTTTGAGACGATTAAGCAGGCGACACTGGGCGAGTTGCTTGAATTTGTCAAAAATGATGCCAATCAACAAAAAGGCGAGATTGTTCTTGTGGTCTCAGGCGTACAAATCAGCCAAAAAGACGATAAAGACTATGATGCATGGCTGCTGCGTATCGCCCAAGAACTACCTCCCAAAAAAGCCGCCAGCATCGTTGCTGATGTGCTTGGACTCAAAAAAGGTCAAGTCTATGACCGTCTGCTGACATTACAGCAATCAACACCCAATTCATAA